The Dehalogenimonas lykanthroporepellens BL-DC-9 genome includes a window with the following:
- a CDS encoding UspA domain protein (PFAM: UspA domain protein~KEGG: chl:Chy400_2907 UspA domain protein), which yields MYERILVPLDGSELAETVLVNVEDIMVKMSPETESEVTLLEVISGMNFNALTRDRRAQVPLEPHELDEVRADAEAYLEQVAEKLRAKGIKVKTMVSVGNVAEEIIKAAHAVNANLITMSTHGFSGLKRWALGSVADEVVKTSDIPAMVIRAKH from the coding sequence ATGTACGAGAGAATACTGGTTCCCCTGGACGGCTCCGAGCTGGCCGAGACCGTGCTGGTCAACGTCGAAGACATAATGGTCAAGATGAGTCCGGAGACGGAGTCCGAAGTGACCCTGCTGGAGGTTATCTCCGGCATGAACTTCAACGCTTTGACCCGCGACCGCCGCGCCCAGGTGCCGCTGGAGCCGCACGAACTGGACGAGGTGCGCGCCGATGCCGAAGCCTACCTGGAACAGGTGGCGGAGAAACTGCGCGCCAAGGGTATCAAGGTCAAGACAATGGTGTCGGTGGGCAACGTGGCCGAGGAAATCATCAAGGCCGCCCATGCGGTTAACGCCAACCTCATCACCATGTCCACCCACGGCTTCTCCGGCCTCAAGCGCTGGGCGCTGGGCAGTGTGGCCGACGAAGTGGTCAAGACCAGCGACATCCCGGCCATGGTAATCCGGGCCAAACACTAG
- a CDS encoding Na+/solute symporter (PFAM: Na+/solute symporter~KEGG: rba:RB11856 putative symporter YwcA), whose translation MNYSAEPLAVVIFVLFVAAVLGISYWFARRAKSASGYFAAGGNIHWSVNGIAFAGDYLSAASFLGIAGMIAMYGYDGFLYSIGFLAGWMVALFVVAEPLKRMGKYTFASAIDAKFNSRGVVFAAAVSTLIVSLFYLIPQMVGAGALITPLLGLPFEAGVLLVGGIVILIVATAGMASTTWVQFIKGGLLVLFTLVLTVMVLTTGFSTSPNDPEHPLNNLTTLELASATPGAIDIADPAYTVLEEFQAGDKTFVKAEHDGLVNYWTLDAEEGVLTQAQSIVKAPGAEDLYNGAPKAEGLFFQVGHLSVIEGQENTETGPVGLLKFFGVIKDSEVVRWGTQTITDGDATATVYYQMPTDGADVLVPGQKFKIDPAKGATTADQINFISLMLSLFLGTAALPHVLIRYYTVPSPAFARKSTIVAVGAIGLFYLLTFFLGLGAMTNGVIDLTNDNMSAPLLAKAFGVGIFAIISAIAFATILGTVSGLIVAASGAVAIDLVHRTLKVKLSDNGMVLVGRATAILVGVLAMGLGLAFKNMNVSFLVGWAFTIAASANLPAIIMILFWKKVTAQGVIASIIAGLTISLGMILLSPDVFTQVYHLPAADAPLPISQPAIISVPLAFLTLVVVSLLTQKKDVVKSEV comes from the coding sequence ATGAATTACTCCGCCGAACCCCTGGCAGTCGTCATTTTCGTTCTCTTCGTAGCGGCGGTGCTGGGCATCTCCTACTGGTTCGCCCGGCGCGCCAAGTCAGCCAGCGGCTACTTCGCCGCCGGCGGTAACATCCACTGGTCGGTCAACGGCATCGCCTTCGCCGGCGATTACCTGTCGGCCGCTTCCTTCCTGGGCATCGCCGGCATGATTGCCATGTACGGTTATGACGGGTTCCTGTACTCCATCGGCTTCCTGGCCGGCTGGATGGTGGCGCTGTTCGTGGTGGCCGAGCCGCTCAAGCGCATGGGCAAATATACCTTCGCCTCGGCCATCGACGCCAAGTTCAACTCCCGGGGCGTGGTTTTCGCCGCCGCAGTATCCACCCTCATCGTGTCCCTGTTCTACCTGATTCCGCAGATGGTAGGCGCCGGCGCCCTCATCACGCCGCTCCTGGGCCTGCCCTTCGAAGCCGGCGTTCTGCTGGTGGGCGGTATTGTCATCCTGATTGTGGCTACCGCCGGTATGGCTTCCACCACCTGGGTGCAGTTCATCAAGGGCGGCCTGCTGGTGCTCTTTACACTGGTGCTGACGGTCATGGTGCTGACGACCGGTTTCTCCACCTCCCCGAACGACCCGGAGCACCCGCTCAACAACCTGACCACGCTGGAACTGGCCAGCGCCACTCCCGGCGCCATCGATATCGCCGACCCGGCCTATACCGTGCTGGAGGAATTCCAGGCGGGCGATAAAACCTTTGTCAAAGCCGAACATGACGGACTGGTCAACTACTGGACACTGGACGCCGAAGAAGGCGTGCTGACCCAGGCCCAGTCCATCGTCAAAGCGCCCGGCGCCGAAGACCTGTATAACGGCGCGCCCAAGGCAGAAGGTCTGTTTTTCCAGGTGGGTCACCTGAGCGTCATCGAAGGTCAGGAAAACACCGAGACCGGACCGGTGGGCCTGCTGAAATTCTTCGGTGTCATCAAGGACAGTGAAGTGGTCCGCTGGGGAACCCAGACCATCACCGACGGCGATGCAACCGCCACCGTCTATTACCAGATGCCGACCGACGGCGCCGACGTCCTGGTGCCGGGGCAGAAGTTCAAGATAGACCCGGCCAAGGGAGCGACCACCGCCGACCAGATCAACTTCATCTCCCTGATGCTGTCGCTCTTCCTGGGTACCGCGGCCCTGCCGCACGTCCTCATCCGCTACTATACCGTGCCCTCACCGGCCTTCGCCCGGAAATCCACCATCGTAGCGGTGGGCGCCATCGGCCTGTTCTACCTGTTGACTTTTTTCCTGGGCCTGGGCGCCATGACCAACGGCGTCATCGACCTGACCAACGACAATATGTCGGCGCCGCTCCTGGCCAAGGCATTCGGCGTGGGCATCTTTGCCATCATCTCCGCCATTGCCTTCGCCACCATCCTGGGTACGGTATCCGGTCTCATCGTAGCCGCCTCCGGCGCCGTGGCCATCGACCTGGTTCACCGGACGCTCAAGGTGAAGCTGTCCGACAACGGCATGGTGCTGGTAGGCCGGGCAACCGCCATCCTGGTGGGCGTGCTGGCCATGGGGCTGGGTTTGGCCTTCAAAAACATGAACGTCTCCTTCCTGGTAGGCTGGGCTTTCACCATTGCCGCCTCGGCCAACCTGCCGGCCATCATCATGATTCTGTTCTGGAAGAAGGTGACCGCCCAGGGCGTCATCGCCTCCATCATCGCCGGTCTGACGATTTCGCTGGGCATGATTCTGTTGTCGCCCGACGTTTTCACCCAGGTGTACCACCTGCCGGCCGCCGACGCCCCCCTGCCCATCAGCCAGCCGGCTATTATTTCGGTGCCGCTGGCCTTCCTGACGCTGGTGGTGGTTTCCCTGTTGACACAGAAAAAAGATGTAGTAAAATCCGAGGTATAA
- a CDS encoding protein of unknown function DUF485 (PFAM: protein of unknown function DUF485~KEGG: rba:RB11857 hypothetical protein) produces MDHGPSTEWKVEKSGSYKSKLGLIMFAVFTPIYLAFVVISVVSPSFMATDVGSLNLSIVSGFGIIILAVILAVVYNMLCSAREKDDNTEEDTD; encoded by the coding sequence ATGGATCACGGTCCCTCTACCGAGTGGAAGGTGGAAAAATCAGGCTCATACAAGAGCAAACTGGGCTTGATAATGTTCGCCGTCTTCACCCCCATCTACCTGGCCTTCGTGGTGATCAGCGTCGTCAGTCCGTCGTTCATGGCCACCGATGTCGGCAGTCTGAACCTGTCTATCGTGTCCGGCTTCGGCATCATCATCCTGGCGGTCATCCTGGCGGTTGTCTACAACATGCTCTGTTCCGCCAGGGAGAAAGATGATAACACCGAGGAGGACACTGACTGA
- a CDS encoding UspA domain protein (PFAM: UspA domain protein~KEGG: deg:DehalGT_1037 UspA domain protein), whose product MYKKILVPLDGSKTAEGVLPHVKALAYSEAAEIVLLNIASNPAQEFAFEDPAIAAVSVAEQGRKARTYMDKIAGELKSAGFRVSAHLREGSPATTIIKMAEELGVDIIAMSTHGRSWPARWLIGSVAERVVRHSRIPVMMIRVEK is encoded by the coding sequence ATGTATAAAAAGATTCTGGTGCCGCTGGATGGTTCTAAGACCGCCGAAGGGGTACTGCCTCACGTCAAGGCGCTGGCCTACTCCGAGGCCGCCGAAATCGTGCTTTTGAATATCGCCTCCAACCCGGCCCAGGAGTTTGCCTTCGAAGACCCGGCTATCGCCGCGGTTTCGGTAGCCGAACAGGGCCGGAAAGCCAGGACTTATATGGACAAGATTGCCGGCGAGCTGAAAAGCGCCGGCTTCCGCGTTTCCGCCCACCTGCGCGAAGGCTCTCCGGCCACCACCATCATCAAGATGGCCGAGGAACTGGGCGTGGACATCATTGCCATGTCCACCCACGGCCGCTCCTGGCCGGCGCGCTGGCTCATCGGCAGTGTCGCCGAACGGGTGGTGCGGCATTCCCGCATCCCGGTGATGATGATACGGGTGGAAAAGTAA
- a CDS encoding reductive dehalogenase (TIGRFAM: reductive dehalogenase~KEGG: dev:DhcVS_1340 reductive dehalogenase) — MGKFHHTVSRRDFMKGLGLSAAGLGAATVANPGFHDLDEVTSSAGGELKRAWWVSERDFGDPATLEIDWDMVQRADRSKIQTFPYRASQHPTAVYGRENYDRLVKETIQHAAPDWEGDSIRDLAVNGASSVLSFYNYYNPAGKTMFMGYQNVATPEQRGMARWEGTAEENTRMLRHVARYFGASSVGVTLLDEDTKKLIFARESNGKAYNFVDDDTLAETDTEYRIPSRFKYMVTWTHLQPTELTLREPANLGRSATFQAYSRLPFISVQIQEFIRGLGYHGINAWSGEMAPSNPFGALSGVGEHSRFGFAIITPELGSMVRGMCRMLTDLPLEPTRPIDAGISRFCLNCATCAKFCAFNALSLEDPSWESLKEADTGVPYSPDGFKGWRLNTVSCSNCAGCQAFCPFNSSGRSSFIHEFVAGTSSITPIFNGFFANMEEMMHYGNKDPRTWWENEEYLYGINPKFI; from the coding sequence ATGGGTAAATTCCATCACACGGTCAGCCGCCGTGATTTCATGAAGGGGCTGGGCCTGTCGGCCGCCGGACTCGGCGCCGCCACCGTAGCCAACCCCGGTTTTCATGACCTGGACGAAGTAACCTCCAGTGCCGGCGGCGAACTCAAGCGCGCCTGGTGGGTCAGCGAGAGAGATTTCGGCGACCCGGCTACCCTGGAAATCGACTGGGATATGGTACAGCGGGCTGACCGCAGTAAAATCCAGACTTTCCCGTATCGTGCCAGCCAGCATCCTACTGCGGTATATGGGCGGGAGAACTATGATCGGCTCGTTAAGGAAACGATTCAGCACGCCGCCCCGGACTGGGAAGGCGACTCCATCCGTGACCTGGCCGTAAACGGCGCTTCAAGCGTGCTGAGTTTTTATAATTACTATAACCCCGCCGGCAAGACCATGTTCATGGGCTATCAGAACGTCGCTACTCCTGAACAACGCGGCATGGCCCGCTGGGAGGGCACCGCTGAAGAGAACACCCGGATGTTGCGTCACGTTGCCCGTTACTTCGGCGCTTCTTCCGTCGGTGTAACCCTTCTTGACGAAGACACCAAAAAACTCATCTTCGCCAGGGAATCCAACGGTAAGGCCTATAACTTCGTCGATGACGACACCCTGGCCGAGACCGATACCGAATATCGCATTCCGTCCCGCTTCAAGTACATGGTTACCTGGACTCACCTCCAGCCCACCGAGCTGACCCTGCGGGAGCCGGCTAATCTCGGCAGAAGCGCTACGTTCCAGGCTTACTCCCGCCTGCCCTTCATCTCCGTTCAGATACAGGAGTTCATCCGCGGCCTGGGCTACCACGGTATCAACGCATGGAGCGGTGAGATGGCGCCGTCTAACCCCTTCGGCGCTCTTTCAGGTGTCGGCGAGCATAGCCGCTTCGGCTTTGCCATCATCACCCCGGAACTGGGTTCCATGGTGCGTGGCATGTGCCGCATGCTGACCGACCTGCCGCTGGAGCCCACCAGGCCCATCGACGCCGGTATTTCCCGCTTCTGCCTCAACTGCGCCACCTGCGCCAAGTTCTGTGCCTTCAACGCGCTGTCGCTGGAAGATCCGTCCTGGGAATCGCTGAAGGAAGCCGACACCGGCGTACCCTACAGCCCGGATGGGTTCAAAGGCTGGCGCCTCAACACCGTCAGTTGCTCCAACTGTGCCGGTTGTCAGGCGTTCTGCCCCTTCAACTCCTCCGGCCGCTCCTCCTTCATCCACGAGTTCGTCGCCGGCACCTCTTCCATTACCCCCATCTTCAACGGCTTCTTCGCCAATATGGAAGAGATGATGCACTACGGCAACAAGGACCCGCGGACCTGGTGGGAGAACGAGGAATACCTCTACGGCATCAATCCCAAGTTCATCTAA
- a CDS encoding putative reductive dehalogenase anchoring protein (KEGG: deh:cbdb_A1545 putative reductive dehalogenase anchoring protein) yields the protein MELTPLWIVITAVIVLGLVKLFGWVKENGAKPAWWVWGLGAVGLLLVLMAIQHYVGTMQEMYPTAAWMGAALFIVPGLILLGLFGWRLSASKA from the coding sequence ATGGAATTGACACCTCTGTGGATAGTAATCACCGCTGTTATCGTCCTCGGCCTGGTCAAGCTTTTCGGCTGGGTCAAGGAAAACGGCGCCAAACCGGCCTGGTGGGTCTGGGGTCTGGGCGCCGTCGGCCTTCTGCTGGTTCTCATGGCCATCCAGCACTATGTCGGCACCATGCAGGAGATGTACCCCACCGCCGCCTGGATGGGCGCGGCCCTCTTCATCGTACCCGGCCTCATTCTGCTGGGCCTCTTCGGCTGGCGGCTGTCAGCCTCTAAGGCTTAG
- a CDS encoding Protein of unknown function DUF2283 (PFAM: Protein of unknown function DUF2283~KEGG: cyc:PCC7424_2137 hypothetical protein) — MLIQYDKDADAIYIKLKQSEYAYGKELDDLRRIDYDSGHHAIGIELLCVSKGIDTRDLPRRTEVEELLAAHCFKVLV, encoded by the coding sequence ATGTTGATACAATATGATAAAGACGCCGACGCAATCTATATCAAGCTCAAACAAAGCGAATACGCCTATGGTAAAGAACTGGATGACCTCAGACGGATCGACTATGATTCCGGGCATCATGCCATAGGTATCGAGCTTTTATGCGTCAGTAAAGGCATCGATACTCGGGATTTGCCGCGGCGAACTGAGGTCGAGGAATTGCTGGCCGCTCACTGTTTCAAGGTGCTGGTATAA
- a CDS encoding hypothetical protein (KEGG: dev:DhcVS_307 hypothetical protein) codes for MNHSPILQEFILDCAERAGRNWLDLYDEMCHTAARRRFRGLGYRELMDLGLPLDLAGLDITAALVDEVLAARTSAG; via the coding sequence ATGAATCACTCTCCCATTCTCCAGGAATTCATCCTTGATTGCGCCGAGCGCGCCGGCCGTAACTGGTTGGATCTCTATGACGAGATGTGCCATACCGCCGCGCGCAGACGATTCCGCGGTCTGGGTTACCGGGAACTCATGGACCTGGGCCTGCCGCTGGACCTGGCCGGGCTGGATATCACCGCCGCCCTGGTGGATGAGGTTCTGGCCGCCCGAACTTCAGCCGGCTGA
- a CDS encoding Excinuclease ABC C subunit domain protein (KEGG: cpc:Cpar_1954 excinuclease ABC C subunit domain protein~PFAM: Excinuclease ABC C subunit domain protein~SMART: Excinuclease ABC C subunit domain protein): protein MSLPAKAGNLLAVSEYYVYLMASKPNGTLYIGVTNNLIRRVYEHKNDLADGFTKKYGIHTLVHFEQCNDILAAITREKQMKKWKRVWKIELIEQANPEWRDLYPEILG from the coding sequence TTGTCATTACCCGCGAAAGCGGGTAATCTATTGGCCGTGTCTGAATACTATGTCTATCTTATGGCCAGTAAGCCGAATGGAACCCTTTATATAGGTGTCACCAACAATCTAATCCGTCGTGTGTACGAACATAAGAACGACCTGGCCGACGGGTTTACCAAAAAGTACGGCATTCATACTTTGGTCCATTTTGAACAATGCAACGATATTTTGGCGGCAATTACACGTGAAAAGCAGATGAAGAAGTGGAAACGTGTCTGGAAGATTGAATTGATAGAGCAGGCCAATCCAGAATGGCGTGACCTTTATCCTGAAATACTCGGTTGA
- a CDS encoding general secretion family protein (KEGG: deh:cbdb_A1311 general secretion family protein), with the protein MDRFFKRFKSGQRGFTLIELLVVVAILGTISAVAMPNVLQFMNEGDTQAALAEQHNLQVAAAVYAFENGGTLPTSVTDHLRPHLVNDPQFTWTITDGAVVPATGNNPLLET; encoded by the coding sequence TTGGACCGATTTTTTAAACGCTTCAAGTCCGGCCAGCGGGGCTTCACCCTCATCGAACTGCTGGTGGTAGTAGCCATTCTAGGCACCATTTCGGCGGTAGCCATGCCCAATGTACTGCAATTCATGAACGAGGGCGACACCCAGGCGGCGCTGGCCGAACAGCACAATCTCCAGGTGGCGGCGGCGGTATACGCTTTTGAGAACGGGGGAACCCTGCCTACCAGTGTTACTGACCACCTGAGACCGCACCTGGTCAACGACCCCCAGTTCACCTGGACCATCACCGACGGCGCAGTAGTGCCGGCTACCGGCAACAACCCCCTACTGGAAACGTAG
- a CDS encoding protein of unknown function UPF0150 (KEGG: cyh:Cyan8802_2822 protein of unknown function UPF0150) translates to MLTLYIEHAMSHAVYQLLEDGTYTGRIMECTGVMAFGKTLYACQAELREVLAG, encoded by the coding sequence ATGTTGACACTATACATCGAACACGCCATGAGTCACGCAGTTTACCAGCTATTGGAAGACGGCACCTATACCGGGCGTATTATGGAATGCACCGGCGTAATGGCCTTCGGTAAAACACTTTACGCCTGCCAGGCCGAGCTTAGGGAAGTGCTGGCGGGCTGA
- a CDS encoding PilT protein domain protein (PFAM: PilT protein domain protein~KEGG: swo:Swol_2474 PilT protein-like protein), with translation MTGNPEPKEYVLDSFALLAYLEGEPGTERVVELLTRAEEKRYRLFMSVINLGEVVYIVERERGLAKSQKILARIDELPITIVDADRTAVLGAAHLKAGCPVAYADCFAAALALDSNAVLVTGDPEFGRISERYGLEVEWMS, from the coding sequence GTGACCGGTAACCCTGAACCGAAAGAATATGTTCTGGACAGCTTTGCTTTGCTGGCTTATCTGGAAGGCGAACCCGGCACGGAGCGGGTTGTCGAACTGTTAACCCGGGCCGAAGAAAAGAGGTATCGGCTGTTCATGAGCGTCATCAACCTGGGAGAGGTGGTCTACATTGTGGAACGGGAAAGAGGTCTGGCCAAATCCCAGAAAATACTGGCCAGAATAGATGAACTGCCGATTACGATAGTTGATGCCGACCGCACTGCCGTACTGGGAGCGGCTCATCTGAAGGCGGGTTGTCCGGTGGCTTATGCCGACTGCTTTGCCGCCGCACTGGCGCTGGACAGCAACGCAGTGCTGGTGACGGGGGATCCGGAGTTTGGGCGCATCAGTGAACGGTATGGGCTGGAGGTGGAATGGATGAGTTGA
- a CDS encoding transcriptional regulator, AbrB family (TIGRFAM: transcriptional regulator, AbrB family~KEGG: mta:Moth_2070 AbrB family transcriptional regulator), giving the protein MNTAILSEKGWIVIPRELRQRYHLEKGDRMHVIDYGGVIALIPADVNPITKARGMLKGKTPLTRALTQSRREEAGCDR; this is encoded by the coding sequence ATGAATACGGCAATACTTTCAGAAAAAGGCTGGATAGTCATTCCCCGGGAATTACGGCAACGGTATCATCTGGAAAAAGGCGACCGAATGCACGTCATAGACTACGGCGGGGTAATTGCCCTTATACCGGCAGACGTCAACCCGATAACCAAGGCCAGAGGGATGCTTAAAGGCAAGACTCCGTTGACCAGGGCGTTGACCCAATCCCGCCGGGAAGAAGCCGGCTGTGACCGGTAA
- a CDS encoding putative transcriptional regulator, CopG family (KEGG: neu:NE1580 CopG family protein), with amino-acid sequence METAKVAVSINKSTLNRLDNLVKSHVFPSRSRAVQEAIEEKLNRMERTRLARECAKVDIVAEQALADEGISHELTEWPEY; translated from the coding sequence ATGGAAACTGCCAAAGTCGCTGTCAGCATTAACAAAAGCACCCTCAATCGTCTGGATAACCTGGTCAAAAGCCATGTCTTCCCCTCCCGTTCCCGGGCCGTCCAGGAAGCCATTGAGGAAAAACTGAACCGCATGGAACGCACCCGCCTCGCCCGGGAATGCGCCAAGGTGGATATTGTCGCCGAACAGGCTCTGGCTGACGAAGGCATATCGCATGAGCTGACCGAATGGCCCGAATACTAA
- a CDS encoding transcriptional modulator of MazE/toxin, MazF (PFAM: PemK family protein~KEGG: noc:Noc_1568 PemK-like protein), translating into MARILRGEIRRADLNPVRGHEHGGLRPVVIISHDVFNQRSGTVIAMAVTSQPQRAGFPLTLEIEGGSLPKQSWVKISQVRTLSVDRIGEVLDRLSPEQMDQLISGLNEIVGD; encoded by the coding sequence ATGGCCCGAATACTAAGGGGCGAAATCCGCCGGGCAGACCTGAACCCGGTTCGCGGTCATGAGCATGGTGGACTGCGCCCGGTGGTTATCATCAGTCATGATGTTTTCAACCAACGGTCAGGAACGGTTATCGCCATGGCGGTAACCTCTCAGCCCCAGCGCGCCGGCTTCCCGCTGACCCTGGAAATCGAAGGCGGCAGTCTGCCGAAGCAATCCTGGGTCAAGATAAGCCAGGTCAGAACCCTTTCGGTCGACCGGATAGGTGAGGTGCTGGACCGGCTGTCCCCGGAGCAGATGGACCAGCTGATCTCCGGTCTGAACGAAATAGTCGGGGATTGA
- a CDS encoding protein of unknown function UPF0150 (PFAM: protein of unknown function UPF0150~KEGG: ana:asl1825 hypothetical protein), translating into MKEYTVVIEKDEDGYFVGSVPSLHGCHTQAKTLDQLMIRMKEAVLLCLETENDTEDLRFVGIQKIAV; encoded by the coding sequence ATGAAAGAATATACGGTTGTTATTGAAAAAGACGAAGACGGCTACTTCGTAGGTAGCGTCCCCAGCCTTCATGGGTGTCATACCCAGGCCAAAACGCTTGACCAACTGATGATCCGCATGAAGGAAGCGGTATTACTGTGTCTGGAAACCGAAAATGATACCGAAGACCTCCGGTTCGTCGGTATTCAAAAAATCGCGGTATGA
- a CDS encoding YcfA family protein (PFAM: YcfA family protein~KEGG: ana:asl1824 hypothetical protein), which produces MTKLPAVTGRQLLDALQKAGFQVRRQKGSHVYIEHEDGRSTVVPVHQGETIGRGLLRKIMRDGEISRDTLLTLLK; this is translated from the coding sequence ATGACAAAACTGCCGGCGGTCACCGGCCGCCAGTTACTCGACGCACTCCAGAAAGCCGGCTTCCAGGTCAGGCGACAAAAAGGAAGTCATGTTTATATAGAACATGAAGACGGCAGGTCTACCGTCGTTCCTGTTCATCAGGGTGAAACCATCGGCCGGGGACTGCTTCGTAAAATTATGCGCGACGGTGAAATTTCCCGTGACACACTGCTGACTTTATTGAAATAA